The Tripterygium wilfordii isolate XIE 37 chromosome 4, ASM1340144v1, whole genome shotgun sequence genome has a window encoding:
- the LOC119996911 gene encoding uncharacterized protein LOC119996911 yields MDHPNASSEILREFIAFDSNSEDELEQLFNARENDDQQANGRRRTGHRGSVPGHRIIQRNHNDGHSRLWNDYFKPDPVYHEGLFRRRFRMSRNLFLHIANAVVANDTYFTQRRNAIGVLGLSALQKITAALRILAYGSPADTLDEYIQIGESTAIASLRRFVKGVVTVFGERYLRAPDQDDVHRLLAQNEERGFPANGRAPEANYTINGHQYNMGYYLADGIYPRWSTFVKTIPCPQCPKRKHFAKMQEATRKDVERAFGVLQARFAITRGSARFWDVDTLDDIMTACIILHNMIVEENGGSDHIDFDGLTTPPTMSHTQTAEFRSFIQTHRQIRDSSTHSQLQDDLVEHLWARLGSSD; encoded by the exons ATGGATCACCCAAATGCTAGTTCTGAGATTTTGAGAGAATTCATTGCTTTCGACTCTAATTCTGAAGATGAGTTGGAACAACTTTTTAATGCCCGAGAGAATGACGATCAACAAGCTAATGGGAGGAGACGAACTGGCCACCGTGGTTCCGTTCCCGGCCATAGAATTATTCAACGCAATCACAATGACGGTCACTCCAGATTGTGGAATGACTATTTCAAGCCAGATCCTGTTTACCATGAAGGTCTATTCAGGAGAAGATTTCGAATGAGTCGAAATCTTTTTCTCCACATTGCAAATGCTGTGGTCGCGAATGATACGTATTTTACCCAGAGACGAAATGCAATTGGAGTTTTAGGGCTATCTGCTCTTCAAAAGATCACCGCAGCGCTTAGGATCCTGGCATACGGGAGTCCAGCAGATACTTTGGACGAGTACATACAGATCGGCGAGAGTACTGCAATTGCAAGTTTAAGAAGGTTTGTCAAAGGAGTTGTTACAGTATTCGGAGAAAGGTACCTGAGGGCACCCGATCAAGACGACGTTCATCGTTTATTAGCACAAAATGAGGAACGTGGTTTTCCTG CTAATGGTCGTGCGCCCGAAGCAAATTACACGATTAATGGTCATCAATACAATATGGGATATTATCTCGCAGATGGCATATATCCTCGTTGGTCTACATTTGTGAAAACAATTCCATGCCCACAATGCCCAAAACGGAAACACTTTGCCAAAATGCAAGAAGCTACTCGGAAGGATGTAGAGCGTGCTTTTGGGGTCTTACAAGCTCGTTTTGCCATAACACGTGGATCTGCAAGATTTTGGGACGTCGATACGCTTGACGATATTATGACAGCTTGCATAATATTACATAATATGATCGTTGAGGAAAACGGGGGCTCTGACCACATAGACTTCGATGGACTCACAACTCCACCAACAATGTCACATACTCAAACTGCTGAGTTTCGAAGTTTCATCCAAACACATCGTCAAATTAGAGATTCTTCAACCCATTCCCAGTTGCAAGATGACCTTGTAGAGCACTTATGGGCTCGCTTAGGGTCATCCGATTGA
- the LOC119997400 gene encoding glutathione S-transferase T3-like, with translation MDSMYNSYASLLMSDELNDDHNIDQLESQIPSEIVPLTGTSRRSQNFSIDDDKLLVSAWLNTSKDSTHGNAQNANRYWQRISEFFNTHGGPRTQASLKQRWNDINKKCQKFSGYLSQIEGRHPSGQTEQGMVDDAKSMYADLEHKPFLLEHCWIILKDEAKWQETLSNKRHKTSSVSVHDLSESPIGGDNDERSINQDRPLGTKAAKKLAASGSKSSISDEILKEKLNIERAKYEQRDRALLEQQRDRELKEREMERSWEIEVMSKDLRGMDPMVAEYWKNARIEIMAKKGYNF, from the exons ATGGATTCCATGTACAATTCATATGCATCGTTGCTCATGAGCGATGAATTAAACGATGATCATAATATTGATCAATTGGAGTCACAAATTCCATCCGAGATTGTGCCTTTAACAGGCACTAGTCGAAGAAGTCAGAATTTCTCAATTGACGATGACAAACTCCTTGTCTCCGCTTGGCTAAATACTAGTAAAGATTCAACTCATGGGAATGCTCAAAATGCTAATAGATATTGGCAAAGAATTAGTGAATTCTTCAACACCCATGGAGGTCCCCGTACCCAAGCATCTCTAAAGCAAAGGTGGAATGATATTAACAAGAAGTGTCAAAAATTTTCTGGTTATTTAAGTCAAATTGAAGGAAGACATCCTAGCGGACAAACCGAACAAGGAATG GTAGATGATGCAAAATCTATGTACGCTGACTTAGAGCATAAACCATTTCTACTTGAGCATTGTTGGATTATATTGAAGGATGAAGCTAAATGGCAAGAAACTCTCTCAAACAAGAGGCATAAGACTTCTAGTGTCTCCGTACATGACCTTAGTGAGTCTCCCATTGGCGGAGATAATGATGAACGTTCCATTAATCAAGATAGACCACTAGGCACAAAAGCCGCAAAAAAACTTGCTGCAAGTGGATCGAAGTCCTCAATTTCGGATGAGATTTTGAAAGAGAAACTTAATATCGAACGCGCAAAATATGAACAACGTGATAGAGCTCTACTTGAACAGCAACGAGATAGAGAGCTAAAGGAAAGGGAGATGGAGAGGAGTTGGGAAATAGAAGTTATGTCCAAAGACCTTAGAGGCATGGATCCCATGGTGGCTGAGTATTGGAAGAATGCTAGGATAGAGATAATGGCAAAAAAGGgttataatttttaa